A genomic region of Desulfosarcina ovata subsp. ovata contains the following coding sequences:
- a CDS encoding cobalamin B12-binding domain-containing protein, translating to MDRKRLRILVAKPGLDGHDRGAKIISLALRDAGMEVIYSGLHQSIEQIVSTAVQESVDIIGLSIMTGAHLSISQNLVNKLSDEGIEDMRIVVGGVIPKNDIQKLKAMGVAEVFPNGTKFDQIIDGLNALV from the coding sequence ATGGACCGGAAGAGACTCAGAATATTGGTGGCCAAGCCCGGACTGGACGGCCATGACCGGGGAGCCAAAATCATCTCCCTGGCGCTTCGTGACGCCGGAATGGAAGTGATTTACTCGGGCCTGCATCAAAGCATCGAACAAATCGTATCGACAGCGGTACAGGAAAGTGTGGATATTATCGGCCTAAGCATCATGACCGGCGCCCACCTGAGTATCAGCCAAAACCTGGTCAATAAGCTGTCAGACGAGGGAATTGAGGACATGCGGATCGTTGTGGGAGGCGTGATACCGAAGAACGATATTCAAAAGCTGAAAGCCATGGGTGTCGCCGAAGTATTCCCCAACGGAACCAAGTTCGACCAGATTATCGATGGGTTGAATGCATTGGTCTAA